Proteins from a single region of Azospira inquinata:
- a CDS encoding Y-family DNA polymerase, with translation MLWLALRFPRLPLDALSPCRSPSEAGGDALPRAVVARGRVVAADGLARTLGVEPGMGQSSAWGLAPRLAVQERDGAAEARALDALACWAGRFTPQVSLDGPAGLVLEIGGCLRLFGGLDALLARACGGVLAQGYALCAACAPTPLAARWLANGAPWLESEDWPGHRDAEAGTGAAGQPDATPSFSPELRARKLAPAGLTPTTTPTASQAQPQPQPQPQPQPQPQPQPQPQPQPQPQPQPQPQPQPQPQPQPQEGAMTASGASTLPWLPDEAPEALSADPDFLACLARAVPRSDGGAALAAILAPLSLACLDLEAGVCRRLANFGMTTLGGLLGLPRAGLSRRFGPSLAGDLARALGEVPDPRARFPFPEHFRQSLELPARVEQAGALLFAARRLLESLQGWLAVRGAGVSRCTLTLEHEYRAPTDLVLGFAGLTRDGARLTRVLGERLGQLTLAAPVRALVLQADEVGELAGEEGVLPGQSGPGEGDPARVAVVLERLRARLGEDKVYGLTTVADYRPERASRKCPPDGLLATRPGEGGEARPSAAPPPPGPRPLWLLEPPRPLDERQGRPWHAGPLSLLAGPERIESGWWDQGEEGPEAPGEAPALTGDLCRDYFVAANPRGEWLWIFRDARGWFLHGSFL, from the coding sequence GTGCTCTGGCTCGCCCTGCGATTTCCCCGCTTGCCCCTGGACGCCCTGTCCCCCTGCCGCTCCCCGTCTGAGGCTGGCGGGGACGCGCTGCCCCGGGCCGTGGTGGCCCGGGGGCGGGTGGTGGCGGCGGACGGTCTGGCCCGGACCCTGGGAGTGGAACCGGGCATGGGCCAGTCTTCCGCCTGGGGCTTGGCGCCCCGGCTGGCGGTGCAGGAGCGGGACGGGGCGGCGGAAGCCCGGGCCCTGGATGCCCTGGCCTGTTGGGCGGGCCGTTTCACCCCCCAGGTGAGCCTGGACGGCCCGGCCGGGCTGGTGCTGGAAATCGGCGGCTGCCTGCGCCTCTTCGGCGGCCTGGACGCCTTGCTAGCCCGGGCCTGCGGCGGGGTACTGGCCCAGGGCTACGCCCTCTGCGCCGCCTGTGCCCCCACTCCCCTGGCGGCCCGCTGGCTGGCCAACGGCGCCCCCTGGCTGGAATCGGAAGATTGGCCGGGGCACCGGGACGCCGAGGCTGGGACCGGGGCGGCGGGCCAGCCAGACGCAACTCCTTCTTTTTCCCCCGAGCTCCGCGCCAGGAAGCTTGCCCCCGCTGGCCTGACCCCGACCACGACCCCGACCGCGTCTCAGGCCCAACCCCAACCCCAACCCCAACCCCAACCCCAACCCCAACCCCAACCCCAACCCCAACCCCAACCCCAACCCCAACCCCAACCCCAACCCCAACCCCAACCCCAACCCCAACCCCAACCCCAACCCCAAGAGGGCGCCATGACGGCCTCTGGCGCTTCAACCCTTCCCTGGCTACCGGACGAGGCCCCGGAGGCCTTGTCCGCTGATCCGGATTTTCTGGCCTGTCTGGCTCGGGCCGTGCCCCGCAGTGACGGGGGGGCGGCGCTGGCCGCCATCCTGGCCCCCTTGTCCTTGGCCTGTCTGGACCTGGAGGCGGGGGTCTGCCGCCGTCTGGCCAATTTCGGCATGACCACCTTGGGGGGCCTGCTGGGCCTGCCCCGGGCCGGGCTGTCCCGCCGTTTTGGGCCCTCCCTGGCCGGGGATCTGGCCCGGGCCCTGGGGGAAGTGCCGGACCCCAGGGCCCGTTTCCCCTTTCCCGAACATTTCCGCCAGTCCCTGGAACTCCCTGCCCGGGTGGAGCAGGCCGGTGCCCTGCTGTTTGCCGCCCGGCGCCTGTTGGAAAGCCTGCAAGGCTGGCTGGCGGTGCGGGGCGCCGGGGTGAGCCGCTGTACCCTGACCCTGGAACACGAGTACCGGGCCCCCACCGATCTGGTGCTGGGTTTTGCCGGCCTGACCCGGGACGGGGCCCGGCTGACCCGGGTGCTGGGGGAACGGCTGGGGCAACTCACCCTGGCGGCCCCGGTCCGGGCCCTGGTGCTCCAGGCGGATGAGGTGGGGGAACTGGCCGGGGAAGAGGGCGTCCTGCCCGGCCAGTCTGGCCCCGGGGAGGGGGACCCGGCCCGGGTGGCGGTGGTGCTGGAGCGGCTCCGGGCCCGGCTGGGGGAGGACAAGGTCTATGGCCTGACCACGGTGGCGGATTACCGCCCGGAACGGGCGTCCCGCAAATGCCCGCCGGACGGGCTGCTGGCCACCCGGCCCGGGGAGGGGGGCGAGGCTAGGCCCTCTGCCGCCCCCCCGCCCCCCGGGCCCCGTCCCCTTTGGCTGCTGGAGCCTCCCCGTCCTCTGGACGAGCGCCAGGGCCGCCCCTGGCATGCCGGCCCCTTGAGCCTGTTGGCCGGGCCGGAACGGATCGAAAGCGGCTGGTGG
- the imuA gene encoding translesion DNA synthesis-associated protein ImuA gives MNASASLAPTPLSGPTPVALADLLARPDLWRGDALAATALPGLPTGYRALDRQLPGGGWPSQSLSEILAAPGTGVAGLLAPALAAARGGVLLVAPPRGVYAPGWASVGLDPARLLVVEAGGRDGAWACETALAEGGLGAVLAWLPDIDARGLRRLQLAAEGFAGAAFLVRPPARAREASPAPLRLALKSLPQGLEVTLLKRRGGALTRPLTLVPPLPVARFLERDRALARPAISPLAPGRPVPLPLPV, from the coding sequence ATGAACGCCTCCGCCTCCCTTGCTCCCACTCCGCTTTCCGGCCCGACCCCCGTGGCCCTGGCGGATCTGCTGGCCCGGCCCGATCTGTGGCGGGGAGATGCCCTGGCAGCCACGGCCTTGCCCGGCTTGCCCACCGGTTACCGGGCTCTGGATCGGCAATTGCCCGGGGGCGGCTGGCCTAGCCAGTCCTTGAGCGAAATTCTGGCGGCCCCGGGGACGGGGGTGGCCGGGCTGCTGGCCCCGGCTCTGGCGGCGGCCCGAGGCGGGGTGCTCCTGGTGGCGCCCCCCCGGGGGGTGTATGCCCCGGGCTGGGCCTCGGTGGGCCTGGACCCGGCCCGGCTGCTGGTGGTGGAAGCCGGCGGACGGGACGGGGCCTGGGCCTGCGAAACCGCCCTGGCGGAAGGGGGCCTGGGGGCGGTGCTGGCCTGGTTACCGGACATCGACGCCCGGGGCCTGCGCCGGCTCCAGCTGGCGGCGGAGGGCTTTGCCGGGGCGGCCTTTCTGGTGCGCCCCCCGGCCCGGGCCCGGGAAGCGTCCCCCGCCCCCCTGCGGCTGGCCCTGAAATCCCTGCCCCAGGGCCTGGAAGTGACCCTGTTAAAGCGCCGGGGCGGCGCCCTAACCCGGCCCTTGACCCTGGTGCCGCCCCTGCCCGTGGCCCGTTTTCTGGAGCGTGATCGTGCTCTGGCTCGCCCTGCGATTTCCCCGCTTGCCCCTGGACGCCCTGTCCCCCTGCCGCTCCCCGTCTGA
- the lexA gene encoding transcriptional repressor LexA — protein sequence MVKLTPRQQEILDFVRNHLETLGAPPTRAEIARAFDFASPNAAEEHLRALAKKGAVVLEPGSARGIRLVEQLGLPLIGSVAAGSPILAVENIQGRYGVAPELFSPRADFLLKVRGLSMLGAGILDGDLLAVHRTTEVREGQIVVARLADEVTVKRFRRQLGRIELVAENPDFSPILVEPGREDFAIEGVAVGLIRGGFAGSLS from the coding sequence ATGGTCAAGCTCACCCCCCGTCAGCAGGAAATTCTCGATTTCGTCCGCAATCACCTGGAAACCCTGGGGGCTCCCCCCACCCGGGCGGAGATTGCCCGGGCCTTCGATTTCGCCTCCCCCAACGCGGCGGAGGAGCATTTGCGCGCCCTGGCGAAAAAAGGGGCGGTGGTGCTGGAGCCCGGCTCCGCCCGGGGCATCCGTCTGGTAGAGCAGCTGGGCCTGCCCCTGATCGGTAGCGTGGCCGCCGGTTCCCCCATCCTGGCCGTGGAAAACATCCAGGGCCGCTACGGGGTGGCTCCGGAACTCTTTTCCCCCCGGGCGGATTTCCTCCTCAAGGTGCGGGGCCTGTCCATGCTGGGCGCCGGCATCCTGGATGGGGACCTGCTGGCGGTGCACCGCACCACCGAGGTGAGGGAAGGGCAGATCGTGGTGGCCCGGCTGGCGGACGAGGTCACGGTAAAACGTTTTCGCCGCCAGCTGGGGCGTATTGAGCTGGTGGCGGAAAACCCGGATTTTTCCCCCATTCTGGTGGAGCCGGGCCGGGAAGATTTCGCCATCGAAGGGGTGGCCGTGGGCCTGATCCGGGGCGGCTTTGCCGGAAGTTTGAGCTAG
- a CDS encoding SRPBCC family protein: MWTHQDSIDTLADPATVWRFFADVPGWQRWNEGIARIEIHGPFAPGTQFFMEPPGEEGFTSTLLTVEENRGFTDETWIGETRVLVHHRLEPLARGTRITYATEITGPEAASFGPLVTGDFPQVLAALKAQAEAD, translated from the coding sequence ATGTGGACACACCAAGACAGTATCGACACCCTGGCCGATCCGGCCACCGTCTGGCGGTTTTTTGCCGACGTTCCCGGCTGGCAGCGCTGGAACGAGGGCATCGCCCGGATTGAAATCCACGGTCCCTTCGCCCCGGGCACCCAGTTTTTCATGGAGCCCCCGGGGGAAGAAGGCTTCACCAGCACCCTCCTGACGGTGGAGGAAAACCGGGGCTTTACCGACGAAACCTGGATCGGGGAAACCCGGGTGCTGGTGCACCACCGGCTGGAACCCCTAGCCCGGGGCACCCGGATCACCTACGCCACGGAAATCACCGGCCCGGAGGCGGCCAGCTTCGGCCCCCTGGTCACCGGCGACTTTCCCCAGGTGTTGGCGGCCCTGAAGGCCCAGGCGGAGGCAGACTGA
- a CDS encoding transglutaminase-like cysteine peptidase — protein sequence MSPASPFSYQKLRALGAVVVGLAFYFFATADLDLDKLRLSFISHFNAAHGSAPLRRFDDWRRLLLDSREMGETEKIHRINDFFNHTVRYDTDQNIWGQNDYWATPLETLALARGDCEDYAIAKYFSLINLGVPLQKLRIVYVKITISDFSGRHQEPHMVLAYYKTPEGEPLILDSLNGEILSASQRPDLKPIFSFNSAGVWFGTGNLATQSNLSRWQDLLKRVHAEGF from the coding sequence TTGTCTCCGGCCAGCCCTTTCTCCTACCAAAAACTACGCGCCCTGGGTGCCGTGGTGGTGGGACTGGCGTTTTATTTTTTCGCCACGGCCGATCTGGATCTGGACAAGCTGCGCCTCTCCTTCATTTCCCATTTCAACGCCGCCCACGGCAGCGCTCCCTTAAGGCGTTTTGACGACTGGCGCCGCCTGCTGCTGGACAGCCGGGAGATGGGAGAGACGGAAAAAATTCACCGCATCAACGATTTCTTCAACCACACCGTCCGCTACGACACGGACCAGAATATCTGGGGACAGAACGATTACTGGGCCACGCCCCTGGAAACCCTGGCCCTGGCCCGGGGCGATTGCGAGGACTACGCCATCGCCAAATATTTTTCCCTGATCAACCTGGGCGTACCCCTGCAAAAGCTGCGCATCGTTTACGTCAAGATCACCATCAGCGATTTTTCCGGCCGGCACCAGGAGCCCCACATGGTCCTGGCCTATTACAAAACCCCGGAGGGGGAACCCCTGATTCTGGACAGCCTGAATGGGGAAATCCTGTCCGCTTCCCAGCGCCCGGACCTGAAACCCATCTTCAGCTTCAACAGCGCCGGCGTCTGGTTCGGCACCGGTAATCTGGCCACCCAGAGCAATCTCTCCCGCTGGCAGGATTTGTTGAAACGGGTCCACGCCGAAGGTTTTTGA
- a CDS encoding bifunctional diguanylate cyclase/phosphodiesterase, which produces MSLIRQLWLTIIASTLIAFLGSFAISLVTARQYLEYQLAVKNNDNAASLALSMSQLDKDPVTTELQIAAVFDSGQYSLVKLISPTGKTLMEKQRSGALANVPAWFIHLFPIESKPGYAQVSAGWKQFGTVEVVSSTQFAYGELWRGGIKLAYLFFFSGLVVGLLGTALLKRIKGPLHAVVEQAKAIGQRNFIHLPLPKVPELRTVVKALNAMVGSLQTLFNEQAKHLEELRRENLLDKLTGLANRENFLDQLNNVLRGNEDLPPTGSLVLLRITNLLDINRRHGREATDDLLRQVGTALAATARDQHGAAARLNGSDFILLLPSVEDPEGAVKHLMGALQALGDTGWEDISGTWHLSSCPYLQGQSASHLLARLDQALATAEWQQDEVWRRADNPIDLPLTNHGEWKALIETALRDKRAKLAEYPVQAFAGGQLLHLECPLRLGAPTADDWLVAGKFMPMAVRLGLTDQLDLLTLQLVLERLTEESPAMAINLSGESLRSPQFREQFYKTLVNHKPLAPRLWIEISETGAFENFLDFLAFCHLIRPLGCHLGIEHFGHRFSNIGQLYQTGLEYIKVDGSFIQDLDSKPGNQIFLKGLCGIAHGIGLQVIGENTRTQAEMEWLEKLGFDGVTGPVLA; this is translated from the coding sequence ATGTCACTTATCCGCCAACTCTGGCTCACCATCATCGCCAGTACCCTGATCGCCTTTCTTGGCAGCTTTGCCATCAGCCTGGTCACCGCCCGCCAATACCTGGAATATCAACTGGCGGTGAAAAACAATGACAATGCGGCTTCCCTGGCCCTATCCATGTCCCAGCTGGATAAGGACCCGGTAACCACGGAATTGCAGATCGCCGCCGTGTTCGACAGCGGCCAGTACAGCCTGGTCAAGCTCATCAGCCCCACGGGCAAGACTCTGATGGAAAAACAGCGCAGCGGCGCCCTGGCCAATGTGCCCGCCTGGTTCATCCACCTCTTTCCCATTGAATCCAAGCCGGGCTACGCCCAGGTTTCCGCCGGATGGAAGCAGTTCGGCACGGTGGAAGTGGTGAGCAGCACCCAGTTCGCCTATGGGGAATTGTGGCGGGGTGGCATTAAGCTGGCCTATCTGTTCTTTTTCTCTGGCCTGGTGGTGGGCCTGCTGGGCACCGCTTTGCTCAAGCGCATCAAAGGCCCCCTCCATGCGGTGGTGGAACAGGCCAAGGCCATCGGCCAGCGCAATTTTATTCACCTGCCCCTGCCCAAGGTCCCCGAACTGCGCACCGTGGTGAAAGCCCTGAATGCCATGGTGGGCTCCCTGCAAACCCTGTTCAATGAACAGGCCAAGCACCTGGAAGAACTGCGCCGGGAAAATCTGCTGGATAAGCTCACGGGCCTGGCCAATCGGGAAAATTTCCTCGACCAACTGAACAACGTCCTACGCGGCAACGAGGACCTGCCCCCCACGGGCAGCCTGGTACTGCTGCGCATCACCAACCTGCTGGACATCAACCGGCGCCATGGCCGGGAAGCCACGGACGACCTGCTGCGCCAGGTGGGCACGGCCCTGGCGGCCACGGCCCGGGATCAGCACGGAGCGGCGGCCCGGCTGAACGGCTCCGACTTCATTCTCCTGCTGCCCAGCGTGGAAGACCCGGAAGGGGCGGTGAAGCACTTGATGGGCGCCCTCCAGGCCCTGGGGGACACGGGCTGGGAAGACATTTCCGGCACCTGGCACCTGAGCAGCTGCCCTTATCTCCAGGGGCAAAGCGCCAGCCATCTGCTGGCCCGGCTGGATCAGGCCCTGGCCACGGCGGAATGGCAGCAGGATGAGGTCTGGCGCCGGGCGGACAACCCCATCGACCTGCCCCTGACCAACCACGGGGAATGGAAAGCCCTCATTGAAACGGCCCTCCGGGATAAGCGGGCCAAGCTGGCGGAATACCCGGTCCAGGCCTTCGCCGGCGGCCAGCTCCTGCACCTGGAATGCCCCCTGCGCCTGGGCGCCCCCACCGCCGATGACTGGCTGGTGGCCGGGAAATTCATGCCCATGGCGGTGCGCCTGGGGCTCACGGATCAGCTGGATCTGCTCACCCTGCAATTGGTGCTGGAGCGGCTCACGGAGGAAAGTCCGGCCATGGCCATCAACCTTTCCGGGGAATCCCTCCGCAGTCCCCAGTTCCGGGAGCAGTTCTATAAGACCCTGGTCAATCACAAGCCCCTGGCCCCCCGGCTGTGGATCGAAATTTCGGAAACCGGGGCCTTTGAAAACTTCCTGGACTTCCTCGCCTTTTGCCACCTGATCCGGCCCCTGGGCTGCCACCTGGGCATTGAGCACTTCGGCCACCGCTTCAGCAATATCGGCCAGCTCTACCAGACCGGCCTGGAATACATCAAGGTGGATGGCAGCTTTATCCAGGATTTGGACAGCAAACCGGGCAACCAGATTTTCCTCAAGGGGCTGTGCGGCATCGCCCACGGCATCGGCCTACAGGTGATCGGGGAAAACACCCGGACCCAGGCGGAAATGGAATGGCTGGAAAAACTCGGCTTTGACGGGGTCACGGGCCCGGTGCTGGCCTGA
- the cysK gene encoding cysteine synthase A translates to MSHWYADNSLSIGHTPLVKLNRITDGAGATVLVKVEGRNPAYSVKCRIGAALIWDAEKKGLLGPGKEIVEPTSGNTGIALAFVAAARGIPITLTMPETMSLERRKLLIALGAKLVLTEGPKGMVGAVAKAEEIAASDPNKYVLLQQFKNPANPAIHEATTGPEIWEDTEGKVDVLVAGVGTGGTITGITRFLKKTKGKAIRSVAVEPSTSPVLTQARAGQEIKPGPHKIQGIGAGFVPEVLDLSLIDGVEQVSNEDAVTYARRLAKEEGILAGISSGAAVAAAVRLARQPENQGKTIVAILPDSAERYLSSILFDGIFTDAGLPA, encoded by the coding sequence ATGTCCCACTGGTATGCAGACAATTCCCTGTCCATCGGCCATACGCCCCTGGTGAAACTGAATCGGATTACGGATGGCGCCGGGGCCACCGTGCTGGTCAAGGTGGAAGGCCGCAATCCGGCCTATTCCGTGAAATGCCGGATCGGCGCGGCCCTGATCTGGGACGCGGAAAAGAAGGGTCTGCTCGGCCCGGGCAAGGAAATTGTGGAGCCCACCAGTGGTAACACCGGTATCGCCCTGGCCTTCGTGGCGGCGGCCCGGGGCATTCCCATTACCCTGACCATGCCGGAAACCATGAGCCTGGAACGGCGCAAACTGCTCATCGCCCTGGGGGCCAAGCTGGTGCTCACGGAAGGGCCTAAGGGCATGGTGGGGGCGGTGGCCAAGGCGGAAGAAATCGCCGCCTCCGATCCCAATAAATACGTGCTCCTGCAACAGTTCAAGAATCCGGCCAATCCGGCCATCCACGAAGCCACCACCGGCCCGGAAATCTGGGAAGACACGGAAGGCAAAGTGGATGTGCTGGTGGCCGGGGTAGGCACCGGCGGCACCATTACCGGGATCACCCGCTTCCTGAAAAAGACCAAGGGCAAGGCGATTCGCAGCGTGGCCGTGGAACCCAGCACCAGCCCGGTGCTGACCCAAGCCCGGGCCGGTCAGGAAATCAAACCCGGACCCCACAAGATTCAGGGGATCGGCGCCGGTTTTGTGCCCGAAGTGCTGGACCTCTCCCTCATCGACGGGGTGGAGCAGGTGAGCAACGAGGATGCGGTGACCTATGCCCGCCGTCTGGCCAAGGAAGAAGGCATTCTGGCCGGGATTTCCTCCGGTGCCGCCGTGGCCGCCGCCGTGCGCCTGGCCCGCCAGCCGGAAAATCAGGGCAAGACCATTGTGGCCATCCTGCCCGACTCCGCCGAACGTTATCTGAGCTCCATTCTCTTCGACGGCATTTTCACCGATGCCGGTTTGCCTGCCTGA